A DNA window from Euwallacea fornicatus isolate EFF26 chromosome 17, ASM4011564v1, whole genome shotgun sequence contains the following coding sequences:
- the Polr3H gene encoding DNA-directed RNA polymerase III subunit RPC8 has translation MFILAEMKNVTRILPEFFNMKLNDAIAIELNKKLANKVVLNVGLCIALFDIRNLKDSFIIPGDGASHTIVHFQYIVFRPFMGEIIVGKIRTCSQDGVHVTLGFFEDILIPPKALQHPSKFNETEQAWVWEYDTGDGTKHNLFMDPGNPIKFRVTAETFTETCPAEPGLIQETQESSGNKIPYSLLGSINEPGLGVLSWWDPDN, from the exons AGATGAAGAACGTCACACGCATTCTACCAGAGTTTTTTAACATGAAACTCAATGATGCAATTGCCatagaattaaacaaaaaattagctAATAAG GTGGTCCTAAATGTAGGCCTATGTATAGCCTTGTTTGATATAAGAAATCTGAAGGATTCTTTCATAATACCTGGTGATGGGGCATCCCATACCATTGTTCACTTCCAATACATAGTGTTTCGCCCTTTTATGGGAGAAATAATAGTGGGGAAAATAAGAACCTGTAGTCAAGATGGAGTACATG tcACCTTAGGCTTTTTTGAGGACATTCTAATTCCTCCGAAAGCATTACAACACCCTTCAAAGTTCAATGAAACTGAACAAGCTTGGGTTTGGGAATATGATACTGGAGATGGCACTAAGCACAATTTGTTTATGGACCCAGGAAATCCAATCAAGTTCAGAGTAACTGCAGAGACATTTACTGAAACCTGCCCTGCAGAACCAGGTTTGATTCAGGAGACGCAAGAGTCCTCAGGAAATAAAATTCCCTACAGTTTGTTG GGTAGTATTAATGAACCTGGCTTGGGAGTTTTATCTTGGTGGGACCCAGATAATTAA
- the LOC136344320 gene encoding uncharacterized protein isoform X2 yields MCMLFREECLNSEMMLSTYFKNYKHTEEFKRSGKVYIKDTSKPEVPNEALVQPCKNNSSKLEKSKSHISQKEKNVQLSELKILHSSITPSQRNVCLKAMIHPSTCQLRSLSSEDFHRQNVQLPMPFDSLNAALKKVVQQLPKDVLSKVVVNSNGEVIHLSTPEMIESALNDRCRTQKRKGKSMSQDLYNDVIKIDLTDDDNAEQISTRRYSGVSYYKNGHNPLTPENPSVIFPVPSHQNDNNFSTELSVTENYSQHHTTVDPTVINVICNDNDGSATSNCRVNNPSSNAMEDLHTSEIALSATPPVQNSPKLNHNSPKVHTCEVCSKTFKRREHLYQHMKLHTGFRPYQCTECSKSFVRKEHLLRHTVLHSGERNFSCDICSKSFSRHDNLLKHIRTHNKEPSYTCDICQKVFIIKHYYESHRAEHGKCFDAMTVSAQC; encoded by the exons ATGTGTATGCTGTTTCGAGAGGAATGCCTAAATTCTGAAATGATGTTGtcgacatattttaaaaattataaacacaCTGAAGAATTTAAGAGGTCTGGCAAG GTTTACATAAAGGACACTTCAAAACCAGAAGTACCTAATGAAGCATTAGTTCAACCTTGCAAAAATAATAGCtctaaattggaaaaatccaAGAGTCACATatctcaaaaagaaaaaaatgttcaattgagtgagctaaaaattttacattcctCCATTACTCCTTCTCAGCGAAATGTTTGCTTGAAAGCAATGATTCACCCATCAACTTGCCAACTTAGAAGCTTAAGTTCAGAAGATTTTCATCGTCAGAATGTCCAATTACCAATGCCTTTTGATTCTTTAAATGCAGCACTTAAGAAAGTTGTTCAACAGCTGCCAAAGGATGTCTTGAGTAAAGTGGTGGTCAATTCAAATGGCGAAGTGATTCACTTGTCAACGCCAGAAATGATAGAATCTGCATTGAATGATAGATGTagaactcaaaaacgaaaaGGAAAGAGCATGTCTCAAGATTTGTATAATgatgtaattaaaattgatttgacTGATGATGATAATGCAGAGCAAATATCTACACGTAGATATAGTGGAGTttcatattataaaaatggACATAATCCATTGACACCAGAAAATCCATCAGTAATATTCCCTGTTCCATCACATCAG aatgataacaatttttcaactGAATTATCAGTGACTGAAAACTACTCACAACACCACACCACAGTTGATCCTACTGTAATAAATGTCATATGTAATGACAATGATGGCTCAGCTACCTCAAACTGCAGAGTCAATAATCCATCATCCAATGCCATGGAGGATTTGCACACATCTGAAATAGCTCTTTCAGCTACCCCGCCTGTCCAAAATTCTCCTAAACTGAATCATAACTCTCCTAAAGTGCACACCTGCGAGGTGTGTTCCAAAACGTTCAAACGACGAGAGCATTTGTATCAACACATGAAATTACACACGGGCTTTCGACCCTATCAATGTACTGAATGTAGCAAGTCATTTGTCCGGAAAGAGCACCTATTGAGGCATACAGTGTTGCATTCGGGCGAGAGGAACTTTTCATGTGACATTTGtagtaaaagtttttctagGCATGACAATCTTCTTAAGCATATTCGAACTCACAACAAAGAACCGTCATATACGTGCGATATCTGTCAGAAAGTGTTCATTATTAAGCATTATTACGAGTCTCATCGTGCAGAGCATGGTAAATGTTTCGATGCAATGACGGTGTCGGCTCAATGTTGA
- the LOC136344327 gene encoding uncharacterized protein isoform X2 — protein MSNIELFTEDKLEYCFFPNASGFVQFRVKAPHDAHIALSGQAAEVDPMYEIFIGGWGNTKSIIRKNRTKPDVAEVPTPNILSDGESRGFWIRWDNDTIAVGREGEPAPFLSWADRERVNIEYVGVCTGWGASGNWVIQPPSDIGGSSGRGPRGVAGGQCWVAASSGQVPPSAFAGGEDNGEPIYVVRANFNGGLIPGKLLSSHGQAYVAWGGTENCVQEYEVLCDFPGQWLATSGENIPPNAVPAGQSEDGETLYVGRAVHDGALTTGKVQPSHGVLYIPYAGQELSFADYEILCA, from the exons ATGAGTAATATCG AGCTTTTCACCGAGGACAAACTCGAGTACTGCTTCTTCCCCAACGCCTCCGGCTTTGTACAGTTTAGAGTGAAGGCTCCACATGACGCACACATAGCCCTTAGTGGCCAGGCAGCCGAAGTTGATCCTATGTACGAAATTTTCATCGGAGGATGGGGCAACACCAAATCG attATCCGAAAAAACAGAACCAAACCTGACGTGGCCGAGGTACCGACGCCCAACATCCTCAGCGATGGGGAGTCCCGAGGATTCTGGATCCGTTGGGATAATGACACTATCGCTGTTGGTCGAGAGGGAGAACCGGCGCCCTTTTTATCTTGGGCTGATAGGGAGAGAGTAAACATCGAATATGTAGGGGTGTGTACTGGATGGGGCGCCAGCGGGAACTGGGTTATTCAACCTCCCAGTGATATTG GTGGATCCAGCGGCAGGGGGCCCAGAGGAGTAGCTGGTGGTCAGTGTTGGGTGGCGGCTAGTTCAGGTCAAGTACCCCCAAGCGCTTTCGCTGGTGGAGAAGATAACGGAGAACCAATCTATGTAGTTCGGGCCAACTTCAACGGCGGTCTAATTCCTGGAAAACTACTCTCCAGTCATGGACAAGCATACGTCGCTTGGGGTGGTACCGAGAACTGCGTCCAAGAATATGAG GTCCTTTGTGACTTCCCTGGCCAATGGTTGGCCACCTCCGGAGAAAACATACCGCCTAACGCCGTCCCTGCTGGTCAATCTGAAGATGGAGAAACCCTGTATGTGGGCAGGGCTGTTCATGACGGAGCCTTGACCACCGGTAAAGTCCAGCCGAGCCACGGTGTGCTGTATATCCCGTATGCAGGTCAGGAATTATCCTTTGCTGATTACGAGATTCTGTGTGCGTAA
- the LOC136344320 gene encoding uncharacterized protein isoform X1, whose protein sequence is MSNCYKRVNFYDLCRLCAQNIQKNKIKIFENEGGKNQLQFKIKKYLCINVKEDDCLPKVVCSKCIKQLEMCMLFREECLNSEMMLSTYFKNYKHTEEFKRSGKVYIKDTSKPEVPNEALVQPCKNNSSKLEKSKSHISQKEKNVQLSELKILHSSITPSQRNVCLKAMIHPSTCQLRSLSSEDFHRQNVQLPMPFDSLNAALKKVVQQLPKDVLSKVVVNSNGEVIHLSTPEMIESALNDRCRTQKRKGKSMSQDLYNDVIKIDLTDDDNAEQISTRRYSGVSYYKNGHNPLTPENPSVIFPVPSHQNDNNFSTELSVTENYSQHHTTVDPTVINVICNDNDGSATSNCRVNNPSSNAMEDLHTSEIALSATPPVQNSPKLNHNSPKVHTCEVCSKTFKRREHLYQHMKLHTGFRPYQCTECSKSFVRKEHLLRHTVLHSGERNFSCDICSKSFSRHDNLLKHIRTHNKEPSYTCDICQKVFIIKHYYESHRAEHGKCFDAMTVSAQC, encoded by the exons atgtCCAACTGTTATAAACGTGTCAACTTTTACGATCTGTGTCGGCTTTGCGCTCAAAACATCCagaagaacaaaataaaaatatttgaaaacgaagGTGGTAAAAACCAGCtacaattcaaaattaaaaaatacctctGTATTAAT gtGAAGGAAGACGATTGTCTTCCTAAAGTGGTGTGTTCGAAATGCATCAAACAACTGGAAATGTGTATGCTGTTTCGAGAGGAATGCCTAAATTCTGAAATGATGTTGtcgacatattttaaaaattataaacacaCTGAAGAATTTAAGAGGTCTGGCAAG GTTTACATAAAGGACACTTCAAAACCAGAAGTACCTAATGAAGCATTAGTTCAACCTTGCAAAAATAATAGCtctaaattggaaaaatccaAGAGTCACATatctcaaaaagaaaaaaatgttcaattgagtgagctaaaaattttacattcctCCATTACTCCTTCTCAGCGAAATGTTTGCTTGAAAGCAATGATTCACCCATCAACTTGCCAACTTAGAAGCTTAAGTTCAGAAGATTTTCATCGTCAGAATGTCCAATTACCAATGCCTTTTGATTCTTTAAATGCAGCACTTAAGAAAGTTGTTCAACAGCTGCCAAAGGATGTCTTGAGTAAAGTGGTGGTCAATTCAAATGGCGAAGTGATTCACTTGTCAACGCCAGAAATGATAGAATCTGCATTGAATGATAGATGTagaactcaaaaacgaaaaGGAAAGAGCATGTCTCAAGATTTGTATAATgatgtaattaaaattgatttgacTGATGATGATAATGCAGAGCAAATATCTACACGTAGATATAGTGGAGTttcatattataaaaatggACATAATCCATTGACACCAGAAAATCCATCAGTAATATTCCCTGTTCCATCACATCAG aatgataacaatttttcaactGAATTATCAGTGACTGAAAACTACTCACAACACCACACCACAGTTGATCCTACTGTAATAAATGTCATATGTAATGACAATGATGGCTCAGCTACCTCAAACTGCAGAGTCAATAATCCATCATCCAATGCCATGGAGGATTTGCACACATCTGAAATAGCTCTTTCAGCTACCCCGCCTGTCCAAAATTCTCCTAAACTGAATCATAACTCTCCTAAAGTGCACACCTGCGAGGTGTGTTCCAAAACGTTCAAACGACGAGAGCATTTGTATCAACACATGAAATTACACACGGGCTTTCGACCCTATCAATGTACTGAATGTAGCAAGTCATTTGTCCGGAAAGAGCACCTATTGAGGCATACAGTGTTGCATTCGGGCGAGAGGAACTTTTCATGTGACATTTGtagtaaaagtttttctagGCATGACAATCTTCTTAAGCATATTCGAACTCACAACAAAGAACCGTCATATACGTGCGATATCTGTCAGAAAGTGTTCATTATTAAGCATTATTACGAGTCTCATCGTGCAGAGCATGGTAAATGTTTCGATGCAATGACGGTGTCGGCTCAATGTTGA
- the LOC136344327 gene encoding C3 and PZP-like alpha-2-macroglobulin domain-containing protein 8 isoform X1, whose protein sequence is MSNIELFTEDKLEYCFFPNASGFVQFRVKAPHDAHIALSGQAAEVDPMYEIFIGGWGNTKSIIRKNRTKPDVAEVPTPNILSDGESRGFWIRWDNDTIAVGREGEPAPFLSWADRERVNIEYVGVCTGWGASGNWVIQPPSDIGGGSSGRGPRGVAGGQCWVAASSGQVPPSAFAGGEDNGEPIYVVRANFNGGLIPGKLLSSHGQAYVAWGGTENCVQEYEVLCDFPGQWLATSGENIPPNAVPAGQSEDGETLYVGRAVHDGALTTGKVQPSHGVLYIPYAGQELSFADYEILCA, encoded by the exons ATGAGTAATATCG AGCTTTTCACCGAGGACAAACTCGAGTACTGCTTCTTCCCCAACGCCTCCGGCTTTGTACAGTTTAGAGTGAAGGCTCCACATGACGCACACATAGCCCTTAGTGGCCAGGCAGCCGAAGTTGATCCTATGTACGAAATTTTCATCGGAGGATGGGGCAACACCAAATCG attATCCGAAAAAACAGAACCAAACCTGACGTGGCCGAGGTACCGACGCCCAACATCCTCAGCGATGGGGAGTCCCGAGGATTCTGGATCCGTTGGGATAATGACACTATCGCTGTTGGTCGAGAGGGAGAACCGGCGCCCTTTTTATCTTGGGCTGATAGGGAGAGAGTAAACATCGAATATGTAGGGGTGTGTACTGGATGGGGCGCCAGCGGGAACTGGGTTATTCAACCTCCCAGTGATATTGGTG GTGGATCCAGCGGCAGGGGGCCCAGAGGAGTAGCTGGTGGTCAGTGTTGGGTGGCGGCTAGTTCAGGTCAAGTACCCCCAAGCGCTTTCGCTGGTGGAGAAGATAACGGAGAACCAATCTATGTAGTTCGGGCCAACTTCAACGGCGGTCTAATTCCTGGAAAACTACTCTCCAGTCATGGACAAGCATACGTCGCTTGGGGTGGTACCGAGAACTGCGTCCAAGAATATGAG GTCCTTTGTGACTTCCCTGGCCAATGGTTGGCCACCTCCGGAGAAAACATACCGCCTAACGCCGTCCCTGCTGGTCAATCTGAAGATGGAGAAACCCTGTATGTGGGCAGGGCTGTTCATGACGGAGCCTTGACCACCGGTAAAGTCCAGCCGAGCCACGGTGTGCTGTATATCCCGTATGCAGGTCAGGAATTATCCTTTGCTGATTACGAGATTCTGTGTGCGTAA
- the Task6 gene encoding two pore potassium channel protein sup-9 isoform X2 yields the protein MKKQNVRTLSLIVCTFTYLLTGAAFFDALESETESKRKTVLQEIQVIIRRKYNISDEDFRIMETVVMKSEPHRAGQQWKFTGAFYYATTVLTTIGYGHSTPSTIAGKLFTMMYAMIGIPLGLVMFQSIGERVNKLSSVIIRSVRSSLHCKQTNASELDLICVVTFLSSLTILGGAAAFSRYEGWSYFDSVYYCFITLTTIGFGDMVALQKDNALSQKPEYVMFSLIFILFGLAIVAASLNLLVLRFVTMNTEDERRDEAQAIQALAGAVRLDGDVITANGSILSGQLGHHCTETTSVDIEDTSVCSCPCGCIPTNTRHRRSPTQITHLLPVLPMHELHLPQGSVPPPPAIYPNHRASI from the exons ATGAAGAAGCAAAACGTCCGCACCCTCTCTCTGATCGTGTGCACCTTCACGTACCTGCTCACGGGGGCGGCATTCTTCGACGCTCTCGAGTCCGAGACCGAGAGCAAACGCAAAACAGTGCTTCAAG AAATTCAAGTAATAATTAGACGTAAGTACAACATAAGCGACGAAGACTTCAGGATAATGGAGACAGTAGTCATGAAGTCGGAGCCCCATAGAGCGGGGCAACAATGGAAATTCACGGGGGCGTTCTATTACGCTACTACTGTGTTAACTACTATAGG ATACGGTCACTCGACGCCAAGTACTATAGCCGGTAAGCTCTTCACAATGATGTACGCGATGATCGGCATCCCTTTGGGGCTAGTTATGTTCCAGAGCATCGGTGAAAGGGTCAATAAATTGAGTAG TGTTATAATTAGATCTGTAAGGTCTTCCTTGCATTGCAAGCAAACTAACGCATCAGAATTGGATCTGATTTGCGTCGTCACCTTTTTATCCTCGCTCACCATTTTGGGGGGAGCAGCAGCATTTTCCCGTTACGAGGGTTGGAGTTACTTTGACTCCGTTTACTATTGTTTCATCACCCTCACCACTATCGGGTTCGGAGACATG GTGGCTCTTCAAAAAGACAACGCTCTGAGCCAAAAACCCGAATATGTCATGTTCTCATTAATTTTCATCCTCTTCGGTTTAGCCATTGTCGCCGCTTCTTTGAACCTCTTGGTGCTCCGCTTCGTAACAATGAACACTGAAGATGAGCGGCGAGATGAGGCACAGGccattcag gCCTTAGCCGGAGCAGTAAGGCTAGACGGGGATGTTATCACGGCCAACGGATCCATTCTGAGTGGTCAATTAGGTCACCATTGCACAGAAACCACTTCCGTAGATATCGAAGATACCTCGGTGTGTTCCTGTCCTTGCGGCTGCATCCCCACAAACACCAGACATAG AAGATCGCCAACGCAGATAACGCACCTTTTGCCGGTTTTGCCGATGCACGAACTTCACCTGCCCCAGGGCTCAGTTCCACCGCCCCCTGCCATCTACCCCAATCACAGGGCTTCGATTTGA
- the LOC136344329 gene encoding SAGA-associated factor 11 homolog isoform X2, with protein sequence MSKRQAQSPQEDPAPSSSEHSSDLEIEYDPENNLFEHLVTDFQNLMGDKAVLRTCIEKFIDNMVDEFTLGIIFDIHRKYKTNAYCLEIQDNEEKDDLEKIKGLQQTSGKNHQKFTCPSCDRIVAPLGFAKHLAKCMGIRDISRSLRIASRRAVTNKDKGDTSAYISVPSDDDDDDEDWNSRRNNKKKDKNGNKKIRGPPKKKTEVEALSQLNINIEVCSKGLTTKLRTFVI encoded by the exons ATGTCAAAGCGCCAGGCGCAGTCCCCACAAGAAGATCCAGCACCCTCCTCTTCCGAACACTCTAGCGATTTAGAAATTGAATATGACCCTGAAAACAATCTATTTGAACACTTAGTCACAGACTTCCAAAATCTGATGGGGGACAAGGCAGTGCTTCGCACTTGCATTGAGAAATTCATCGACAACATGGTGGATGAATTTACCTTGGGAATCATCTTCGACATACACAGAAAGTACAAGACTAACGCTTATTGTCTGGAAATTCAGGACAACGAAGAAAAAGATGATCTAGAAAAAATCAAGGGATTGCAACAGACCTCAGGAAAAAATCATCAGAAATTTACTTGTCCAAGTTGCGACCGGATTGTGGCTCCTTTGGGCTTTGCCAAACATTTAGCTAAATGCATGG GTATTAGGGATATTAGTCGTTCATTGAGGATAGCCTCTCGTAGGGCAGTGACTAACAAAGATAAAGGAGATACTTCAGCCTACATAAGTGTTCCAtctgatgatgatgatgatgatgaagatTGGAACTCtcgaagaaataataaaaaaaaggacaaGAAtggcaacaaaaaaatcaggg GGCCTCCAAAGAAGAAGACTGAAGTGGAGGCTTTAAGTCAACTTAACATCAACATTGagg TATGTTCTAAGGGACTTACAACGAAGTTACGAACCTTCGTCATATGA
- the LOC136344329 gene encoding SAGA-associated factor 11 homolog isoform X1 — translation MSKRQAQSPQEDPAPSSSEHSSDLEIEYDPENNLFEHLVTDFQNLMGDKAVLRTCIEKFIDNMVDEFTLGIIFDIHRKYKTNAYCLEIQDNEEKDDLEKIKGLQQTSGKNHQKFTCPSCDRIVAPLGFAKHLAKCMGIRDISRSLRIASRRAVTNKDKGDTSAYISVPSDDDDDDEDWNSRRNNKKKDKNGNKKIRGPPKKKTEVEALSQLNINIEGTYNEVTNLRHMMDQGRRSYVADMSKRRSNGASSTEGGGTSTTPKKKDKAKRRSKGAMTDGRLLSFD, via the exons ATGTCAAAGCGCCAGGCGCAGTCCCCACAAGAAGATCCAGCACCCTCCTCTTCCGAACACTCTAGCGATTTAGAAATTGAATATGACCCTGAAAACAATCTATTTGAACACTTAGTCACAGACTTCCAAAATCTGATGGGGGACAAGGCAGTGCTTCGCACTTGCATTGAGAAATTCATCGACAACATGGTGGATGAATTTACCTTGGGAATCATCTTCGACATACACAGAAAGTACAAGACTAACGCTTATTGTCTGGAAATTCAGGACAACGAAGAAAAAGATGATCTAGAAAAAATCAAGGGATTGCAACAGACCTCAGGAAAAAATCATCAGAAATTTACTTGTCCAAGTTGCGACCGGATTGTGGCTCCTTTGGGCTTTGCCAAACATTTAGCTAAATGCATGG GTATTAGGGATATTAGTCGTTCATTGAGGATAGCCTCTCGTAGGGCAGTGACTAACAAAGATAAAGGAGATACTTCAGCCTACATAAGTGTTCCAtctgatgatgatgatgatgatgaagatTGGAACTCtcgaagaaataataaaaaaaaggacaaGAAtggcaacaaaaaaatcaggg GGCCTCCAAAGAAGAAGACTGAAGTGGAGGCTTTAAGTCAACTTAACATCAACATTGagg GGACTTACAACGAAGTTACGAACCTTCGTCATATGATGGATCAGGGACGGCGCTCTTATGTGGCAGATATGTCGAAGCGTCGTTCCAATGGCGCGTCATCCACAGAAGGGGGGGGGACTTCCACAACTCCCAAGAAAAAAGACAAGGCAAAGAGAAGAAGTAAGGGGGCAATGACTGACGGTCGCCTATTATCATTTGATTAA
- the Task6 gene encoding two pore potassium channel protein sup-9 isoform X3 yields the protein MKKQNVRTLSLIVCTFTYLLTGAAFFDALESETESKRKTVLQEIQVIIRRKYNISDEDFRIMETVVMKSEPHRAGQQWKFTGAFYYATTVLTTIGYGHSTPSTIAGKLFTMMYAMIGIPLGLVMFQSIGERVNKLSSVIIRSVRSSLHCKQTNASELDLICVVTFLSSLTILGGAAAFSRYEGWSYFDSVYYCFITLTTIGFGDMVALQKDNALSQKPEYVMFSLIFILFGLAIVAASLNLLVLRFVTMNTEDERRDEAQAIQALAGAVRLDGDVITANGSILSGQLGHHCTETTSVDIEDTSVCSCPCGCIPTNTRHRSPTQITHLLPVLPMHELHLPQGSVPPPPAIYPNHRASI from the exons ATGAAGAAGCAAAACGTCCGCACCCTCTCTCTGATCGTGTGCACCTTCACGTACCTGCTCACGGGGGCGGCATTCTTCGACGCTCTCGAGTCCGAGACCGAGAGCAAACGCAAAACAGTGCTTCAAG AAATTCAAGTAATAATTAGACGTAAGTACAACATAAGCGACGAAGACTTCAGGATAATGGAGACAGTAGTCATGAAGTCGGAGCCCCATAGAGCGGGGCAACAATGGAAATTCACGGGGGCGTTCTATTACGCTACTACTGTGTTAACTACTATAGG ATACGGTCACTCGACGCCAAGTACTATAGCCGGTAAGCTCTTCACAATGATGTACGCGATGATCGGCATCCCTTTGGGGCTAGTTATGTTCCAGAGCATCGGTGAAAGGGTCAATAAATTGAGTAG TGTTATAATTAGATCTGTAAGGTCTTCCTTGCATTGCAAGCAAACTAACGCATCAGAATTGGATCTGATTTGCGTCGTCACCTTTTTATCCTCGCTCACCATTTTGGGGGGAGCAGCAGCATTTTCCCGTTACGAGGGTTGGAGTTACTTTGACTCCGTTTACTATTGTTTCATCACCCTCACCACTATCGGGTTCGGAGACATG GTGGCTCTTCAAAAAGACAACGCTCTGAGCCAAAAACCCGAATATGTCATGTTCTCATTAATTTTCATCCTCTTCGGTTTAGCCATTGTCGCCGCTTCTTTGAACCTCTTGGTGCTCCGCTTCGTAACAATGAACACTGAAGATGAGCGGCGAGATGAGGCACAGGccattcag gCCTTAGCCGGAGCAGTAAGGCTAGACGGGGATGTTATCACGGCCAACGGATCCATTCTGAGTGGTCAATTAGGTCACCATTGCACAGAAACCACTTCCGTAGATATCGAAGATACCTCGGTGTGTTCCTGTCCTTGCGGCTGCATCCCCACAAACACCAGACATAG ATCGCCAACGCAGATAACGCACCTTTTGCCGGTTTTGCCGATGCACGAACTTCACCTGCCCCAGGGCTCAGTTCCACCGCCCCCTGCCATCTACCCCAATCACAGGGCTTCGATTTGA
- the Task6 gene encoding two pore potassium channel protein sup-9 isoform X1 produces MKKQNVRTLSLIVCTFTYLLTGAAFFDALESETESKRKTVLQEIQVIIRRKYNISDEDFRIMETVVMKSEPHRAGQQWKFTGAFYYATTVLTTIGYGHSTPSTIAGKLFTMMYAMIGIPLGLVMFQSIGERVNKLSSVIIRSVRSSLHCKQTNASELDLICVVTFLSSLTILGGAAAFSRYEGWSYFDSVYYCFITLTTIGFGDMVALQKDNALSQKPEYVMFSLIFILFGLAIVAASLNLLVLRFVTMNTEDERRDEAQAIQALAGAVRLDGDVITANGSILSGQLGHHCTETTSVDIEDTSVCSCPCGCIPTNTRHRFTVRRSPTQITHLLPVLPMHELHLPQGSVPPPPAIYPNHRASI; encoded by the exons ATGAAGAAGCAAAACGTCCGCACCCTCTCTCTGATCGTGTGCACCTTCACGTACCTGCTCACGGGGGCGGCATTCTTCGACGCTCTCGAGTCCGAGACCGAGAGCAAACGCAAAACAGTGCTTCAAG AAATTCAAGTAATAATTAGACGTAAGTACAACATAAGCGACGAAGACTTCAGGATAATGGAGACAGTAGTCATGAAGTCGGAGCCCCATAGAGCGGGGCAACAATGGAAATTCACGGGGGCGTTCTATTACGCTACTACTGTGTTAACTACTATAGG ATACGGTCACTCGACGCCAAGTACTATAGCCGGTAAGCTCTTCACAATGATGTACGCGATGATCGGCATCCCTTTGGGGCTAGTTATGTTCCAGAGCATCGGTGAAAGGGTCAATAAATTGAGTAG TGTTATAATTAGATCTGTAAGGTCTTCCTTGCATTGCAAGCAAACTAACGCATCAGAATTGGATCTGATTTGCGTCGTCACCTTTTTATCCTCGCTCACCATTTTGGGGGGAGCAGCAGCATTTTCCCGTTACGAGGGTTGGAGTTACTTTGACTCCGTTTACTATTGTTTCATCACCCTCACCACTATCGGGTTCGGAGACATG GTGGCTCTTCAAAAAGACAACGCTCTGAGCCAAAAACCCGAATATGTCATGTTCTCATTAATTTTCATCCTCTTCGGTTTAGCCATTGTCGCCGCTTCTTTGAACCTCTTGGTGCTCCGCTTCGTAACAATGAACACTGAAGATGAGCGGCGAGATGAGGCACAGGccattcag gCCTTAGCCGGAGCAGTAAGGCTAGACGGGGATGTTATCACGGCCAACGGATCCATTCTGAGTGGTCAATTAGGTCACCATTGCACAGAAACCACTTCCGTAGATATCGAAGATACCTCGGTGTGTTCCTGTCCTTGCGGCTGCATCCCCACAAACACCAGACATAG ATTTACTGTAAGAAGATCGCCAACGCAGATAACGCACCTTTTGCCGGTTTTGCCGATGCACGAACTTCACCTGCCCCAGGGCTCAGTTCCACCGCCCCCTGCCATCTACCCCAATCACAGGGCTTCGATTTGA